In one Nocardia tengchongensis genomic region, the following are encoded:
- a CDS encoding class I SAM-dependent methyltransferase, which yields MNDTGPSRTAMMAAAARAAHLIVDDAPHLFHDTVAETLLGERAAELLSYHRDSGDHPVLSGTRSQVSVRSHYTEDRLAAGDFEQYVILGAGLDTFAYRSPLAERVAVYEVDHPATQDWKRELLAAAGLGTATVAFAGVDFESDDLVAALTAHGFDLTRPALVSWLGVTMYLTEPAIAATLDTLSRLAPGSELVMEYALLPELYDEPGRVFAQFARLATAQQGEPMRSFFSPDSVTALLHRHGFTAAEHISQREAVDAVLWQRTDGLQPVDFCRMVRAHN from the coding sequence ATGAACGACACCGGCCCGAGTAGAACCGCGATGATGGCCGCGGCCGCTCGCGCGGCCCATTTGATCGTGGACGACGCACCCCATCTCTTCCACGACACCGTGGCCGAAACCCTGCTGGGTGAGCGCGCGGCGGAACTCCTGTCCTACCACCGCGATTCCGGCGATCACCCGGTGCTCAGCGGCACCCGATCACAGGTGAGCGTCCGCAGCCACTACACCGAGGACCGGCTGGCGGCCGGTGATTTCGAGCAGTACGTGATCCTGGGCGCGGGCCTGGACACCTTCGCCTACCGTTCGCCGCTGGCCGAGCGGGTCGCCGTCTACGAGGTGGACCATCCGGCCACCCAGGACTGGAAGCGGGAGCTGCTGGCGGCGGCCGGATTGGGCACGGCCACCGTCGCGTTCGCCGGCGTCGATTTCGAAAGCGACGACCTGGTCGCGGCACTGACCGCGCACGGCTTCGACCTGACCCGCCCGGCCCTGGTGAGCTGGCTGGGCGTCACGATGTACCTCACCGAACCCGCGATCGCGGCCACCCTGGACACGCTGTCGCGGCTCGCGCCCGGCAGCGAGCTGGTCATGGAATACGCGTTGCTGCCCGAGCTGTACGACGAACCCGGCCGGGTCTTCGCCCAATTCGCTCGCCTGGCCACCGCCCAGCAGGGCGAGCCGATGCGCAGCTTCTTCTCCCCCGATTCGGTGACGGCGCTGTTGCATCGGCACGGATTCACCGCGGCCGAGCACATTTCGCAGCGCGAGGCGGTCGACGCCGTCCTCTGGCAGCGCACCGACGGCCTACAGCCGGTCGACTTCTGCCGGATGGTGCGGGCTCACAACTGA
- a CDS encoding zinc-binding dehydrogenase produces MRAVVMRNRKLVVDEIPEPVPGPGQVLVETIACGICGSDKQALDHTDEFLQASRDSGVPTFLFDPCRDLVLGHELAARVIGAGPDTPYVAGQHVVALPWALDTAGGIHGIGYSNQFPGGFGERMVLQAMALEPIPEHVPPHVAALTEPLAVGFGNVARTGIGPDGTGIVIGCGPVGLGAVAALAERGVAPIVASDPSKLRREAALRLGAHRVVDPAAEDPVEVWQELAAPGQKLHVWVCASVPGLLNDLMYKVPRETAILQIGAVMTDDVIRPVVGIYKDISLQMCMVYPQEEYAKTLGRIADGTVDAASLITDQVGLDGVAGAIESLRNPEDHIQILVRPQL; encoded by the coding sequence ATGCGCGCCGTTGTGATGCGGAACCGGAAGCTCGTCGTGGACGAGATTCCGGAACCGGTGCCCGGACCCGGGCAGGTGCTGGTGGAGACCATCGCCTGCGGCATCTGCGGCTCCGACAAGCAGGCGCTCGACCACACCGACGAGTTCCTGCAGGCCTCGCGCGACAGCGGCGTGCCGACCTTCCTGTTCGACCCGTGCCGGGACCTGGTGCTGGGCCACGAGCTGGCCGCCCGGGTCATCGGCGCGGGACCGGACACGCCGTACGTGGCAGGGCAGCACGTGGTCGCGTTGCCCTGGGCGCTGGACACCGCCGGCGGCATCCACGGCATCGGGTACTCCAATCAGTTCCCCGGCGGGTTCGGCGAGCGCATGGTGTTGCAGGCCATGGCCCTCGAACCCATCCCCGAGCATGTGCCGCCGCACGTCGCCGCCCTGACCGAGCCGCTGGCCGTCGGCTTCGGCAATGTGGCCCGCACCGGCATCGGGCCCGACGGCACCGGCATCGTGATCGGTTGCGGCCCCGTCGGTCTGGGCGCGGTGGCGGCGCTGGCCGAGCGCGGAGTCGCGCCCATCGTGGCCTCCGACCCGTCGAAGCTGCGCCGCGAGGCCGCGCTGCGCCTGGGCGCGCACCGCGTGGTCGACCCGGCCGCCGAGGACCCGGTCGAGGTCTGGCAGGAACTGGCCGCGCCCGGCCAGAAACTGCACGTGTGGGTCTGCGCCTCGGTGCCCGGCCTGCTCAACGACCTCATGTACAAGGTTCCGCGCGAGACGGCCATCCTGCAGATCGGCGCGGTCATGACCGACGACGTGATCCGCCCCGTCGTCGGCATTTACAAGGACATCTCCTTGCAGATGTGCATGGTCTATCCGCAGGAGGAATACGCGAAGACCTTGGGCCGCATCGCCGACGGCACCGTCGACGCCGCGTCCCTCATCACCGATCAGGTGGGTCTGGACGGTGTCGCGGGCGCGATCGAATCACTGCGCAATCCCGAGGATCACATCCAGATTCTGGTGCGCCCTCAGTTGTGA
- a CDS encoding VOC family protein, producing MAAFASLGYVRAHIADVDAWRAFAFDTIGFAEGTGPNPDSIYLRVDEHTYRLELVPGDRDAVIAVGWQVADRRSLNLVREILEQAKIEVTELTVAEAVNRHVEEAISFVDPSGFTIEVFHGPLLDHSPVVGKFGNRFVTGDLGLGHVVLPVRDIEEARQFYTEVLGFASRGSFRVGPPEHPIWIRFMGVNPRHHSLALIPGSRPDGPGIVHVMVEVDSLDDVGRALDRVNKAGYHLSSTLGRHTNDKMISFYVRTPGNWDLEFGCEGMLVGEDYVAEEMTADSYWGHEWARG from the coding sequence ATGGCTGCCTTCGCCTCGCTCGGTTACGTGCGTGCCCACATCGCCGATGTGGACGCCTGGCGCGCGTTCGCCTTCGACACCATCGGTTTCGCCGAGGGCACCGGCCCCAACCCGGACTCCATCTACCTGCGCGTCGACGAGCACACCTACCGCCTGGAACTGGTGCCCGGCGACCGCGACGCGGTCATCGCCGTCGGCTGGCAGGTCGCCGACCGGCGCTCGCTGAACCTGGTCCGGGAGATCCTGGAGCAGGCCAAGATCGAGGTCACCGAGCTCACGGTCGCCGAGGCCGTGAACCGGCACGTCGAGGAGGCCATCTCCTTCGTCGACCCGTCCGGCTTCACCATCGAGGTCTTCCACGGCCCGTTGCTGGACCACAGCCCCGTGGTCGGCAAGTTCGGCAACCGCTTCGTCACCGGCGACCTGGGCCTGGGCCACGTGGTGCTGCCGGTGCGCGACATCGAGGAAGCCCGCCAGTTCTACACCGAGGTGCTGGGATTCGCCTCGCGCGGCTCGTTCCGGGTGGGCCCGCCCGAGCACCCGATCTGGATCCGCTTCATGGGCGTCAACCCGCGCCACCACAGCCTGGCGCTGATCCCCGGCTCGCGGCCGGACGGCCCCGGCATCGTGCACGTCATGGTCGAGGTCGACTCGCTCGACGACGTGGGCCGCGCCCTGGACCGCGTCAACAAGGCCGGCTACCACCTGTCCTCCACGCTGGGCCGCCACACCAACGACAAGATGATCTCCTTCTACGTCCGCACCCCCGGCAACTGGGATCTCGAATTCGGTTGCGAGGGAATGCTGGTCGGCGAGGACTACGTCGCCGAGGAGATGACCGCCGACAGCTACTGGGGCCACGAATGGGCCCGCGGCTAG